The Actinomyces wuliandei genome contains the following window.
CTCGAACTTGCGCTGCTCCCAGCGGCGGTCGATGGGCACGTCGTGGGGGGCCTTGGTGTCGGCGATCTTCTCACCCTCGCGGTACAGGCCGTCAATGAGCCCGTCCGTGGCGGTCGGGTCGGCGGTCCTCGCAGTCGTCATCGCAGTGGTCGCTGTCATAGTAGTCACCTGCTCACTCTCAGTGGGACGATCCGATACCGGCCTCAGCGGCCCTGGTGGCGTACTCGACCGCGTCCATGGGCGGCTCGGTCAGGCCCAGGAGGATGGCGGTGGGCACCACGATGAAGCCGAGGAAGAGGGCGAAGGCGACGACGAAGGCGATGAGTCGGATGAAGGGGATGGTGCCGCCGCGTACCGCCCCCAGGGTCTGCAGGGCGGACCACACCCCGTGCCACACGTGGAGGCACAGGGCCGCCAGGGCGACGGCGTAGACGAGCCACACCCACCACAGCTGGAAGCCGTAGTACATGTTCATGTAGGCCCGCCCGTGCTCGTAGTGGCCGCCGGGAGTCAGGTGCAGAGTGGTGAACTGCAGGATGTGGAAGACGATGAACAGCAGCAGGATGACCCCGCCCCAGCGCATGGTGCGCATGGCGTAGCGGGAGGCGAAGTAGTCGGCGCCGGGCTTCTTCACCGCGTACCTGTCCGAGCCGCGTGCCCTCCTGTTGCGCAGCCACAGGTCAAAGGCGACACCCGCGTGGGCCACCAGGCAGGCCAGCAGCACCACCCGCAGGATCCACAGCAGCCCCGAGTAGGGCAGGACCGGCTGGAGGATGGTCCGCAGCCAGTAGGCGTAGTGGTCGTAGGCGATCTCACCCTCGAAGTAGTGGGTGTTGCCGTACATGTGGAAGAGAAGGAACAGCACGAAGACGATGCCGGAGTACGCCATGAGGCGCTTCCTGAAGACTGTGGTGAGGAAGGCGGTCCGCCTCGGCGCGGGACGAGCAGGTGTTTTGGCCACGGCCCAAGGCTATCCAATGACTGGCAGGTCCTTGTCCTATCAAGGTCCCACCGGCGTCCCGGGTCCGTCCGGCGCTGCCTCACCTCCACGCCATCGTTGCAATGACGCGCCGGGCCGCTACTGCACCACCTCGGCGGACAGGTCTGCCCACACACAGCAAGCACCGGCACGGCAGGCGCTTTTCGTGACACCACCGTCAGGCAAATCTATTAAGGACCTCTACAGGACCTCGGTGCCCACGGGGCCGGTGGTCTCACGCAGCGCCAGGCGCATGGTCACGGCGTCCTCCCACGGGTCGGCGTAGTAGCGGCGACGGCGCCCGATCACCTCGAAGCCGTGCGACTCGTAGAGCCTGCGGGCCACGGTGTTGGACTCGCGGACCTCCAGCAGCACGGAGCGGCAGCCCATCTGGCGGGCGTCGTCCACCAGGACGGCGACCAGGGTGCCTGCCAGCCCTCGACACCGGGCCCGGTGCGCTGTGGCCACGACCAGCAGGTCGGCGTCACCGCTGCCGTCACCCAGGTAGGCACCCGCGTAGGCCAGGACCTCCTGCCCCCGCACCGCCACGACGTAGCGCCGGTCCCCCCAGGTGGTGCAGGCGTCGAGCTCGGAGCGCAGGAGCCGGGGGCTCCAGGCCTGGGCGCCAAAGACCTCCTCCTCCAGCGCGGCGACCTGGGCCAGGTCAGCGGGGGTCATGTCCCGCACGCTCACGGGCGGGTGGACGGGCGGGCTCTCCTGAGTCACTGTCCACCACCACCGGCTTGCGGGAGGTGGACGTCGGCGTGCCGCAGGTAGAGGGGGTCGGTGGGCAGCTGCTCGCCACGAGCCAGACGGGCCAGTGCCACGCGCACCTGGGCACGGCAGTCCCCGGAGACCGGGGCCAGGACCTGTCCCCCGCCCTCGGAGGTGGAGGAGAGGAAGGCGGAAGTGGAGGAGACGCAGGAGCGGATGACGGGGTAGAGAACCGCCCCCGAGCCCGCCACCGCGTCACAGCCGCCCAGGTCCCCGACGTCCTGAGGCGGGCACACGACGATCTCGTCAAGCCGGACGACGTCGTCGGGGCCGAGGCCACGGTAGCGGGCGGCGTAAACCTCCCTGCGGCGGGCGTCGGTGGCGACCAGGACCACCGGGTCAGCGGTGACGTCGGCCCCGGCGAGGGCGTCCAGAGCCGTACGGGCGACGGCGTCCAGGCTGGGCACGCCGTAGACGGGGACACCGCGCGCCCGTCCTACTGTCCTGGCGGCGACGAGACCGGCACGCAACCCCGTGAAAGGGGCTGGGCCGGTAGCGGCGACGACGGCGTCCAGCCCGGTGTCCCCGGCCTGAGGATCCGTGAGCACCTGGGCCAGCATGGCCCCCAGGGACTCGGCGTGCTGGCGGGCGCCGTCCTGCGCCCTGTGCGCCAGGACGACAGGGCTGGCCCTACCGGTGCCGACGGGGCCACGCGTGGCGAGGACAGCGACCTGGGTACCCAGCGAGGAGTCGACGGAGAGGATACGCACGGGAGCAGCCTAACCGGGCTAGGCCTGTGGGAGGTTGACGTGGCTGTCCGGAATGGTGTCCGAGCCCAGGGGCATCCTCTGGCGGGCCTGGCGCAGTGGTGCTGTCACCTTGCGCTCGTGACGCACCGTGATGACCACTGCCAGGACTCCGACCGCAGCGACGGCCAGCACCGGCCCCCACACCGCCCAGCCTCCCACCCCAACCTGCGCCTGGGTCTGGGAGGTGGAGACCACAGGCTCGGTGCCGTTGCGCTCGCGCAGGACCTGGCCGTAGTCAACCAGGCTGATAGGCCCTGCCAGCAGCGTGGAGGACACCTCCCCCAGGGCGACCACGGTCATGGCCCCTGCAGGCTCCACCGCGTACCAGGCTGCGACCTCCACGTCGTGGACGAGGACGGACCTGTCGTCAAGACCTGCGACGTCCTCGGCCAAGGAGCCGTCAAGGACGACGTCGTCGTCAACGACGCTGGCGGAGGACTCATCCACCTCCACCACGACCAGGCCGACGGGCTCCTCCCCGACGGTCGCCGCAGCAGCCCAGCTGCCGGTGGGCACCGGGGCTGCTGTCGGCTCGCTGCCGTCAAGAAAACCCGGCGCCCACACGTGGACCGGCTGGACCTGACCGATCTCAACGTGCGCCTGCTGCTCACCCGTGTGGTGACGCACCAGCGTGGTGCCGGCGTCACCCATCCAGGCCTGCGCCACGGCCTCGGGGTCCGAGCCCGGCACGGCGGAGGAGCCCGGCTGCTCCTCGACCACGGTCGGGGACTCCTCCTGCAGGGGGTGGAGCACGCCCGAGGCCGCCGCGCTCACCGGCACTGCTGCCACCACCAGCACAGACAGCGCAGCCAGCAGGACCAGGACCGCAGGCAGCGT
Protein-coding sequences here:
- the tsaB gene encoding tRNA (adenosine(37)-N6)-threonylcarbamoyltransferase complex dimerization subunit type 1 TsaB gives rise to the protein MRILSVDSSLGTQVAVLATRGPVGTGRASPVVLAHRAQDGARQHAESLGAMLAQVLTDPQAGDTGLDAVVAATGPAPFTGLRAGLVAARTVGRARGVPVYGVPSLDAVARTALDALAGADVTADPVVLVATDARRREVYAARYRGLGPDDVVRLDEIVVCPPQDVGDLGGCDAVAGSGAVLYPVIRSCVSSTSAFLSSTSEGGGQVLAPVSGDCRAQVRVALARLARGEQLPTDPLYLRHADVHLPQAGGGGQ
- the rimI gene encoding ribosomal protein S18-alanine N-acetyltransferase, which gives rise to MTPADLAQVAALEEEVFGAQAWSPRLLRSELDACTTWGDRRYVVAVRGQEVLAYAGAYLGDGSGDADLLVVATAHRARCRGLAGTLVAVLVDDARQMGCRSVLLEVRESNTVARRLYESHGFEVIGRRRRYYADPWEDAVTMRLALRETTGPVGTEVL
- a CDS encoding succinate dehydrogenase cytochrome b subunit, translating into MAKTPARPAPRRTAFLTTVFRKRLMAYSGIVFVLFLLFHMYGNTHYFEGEIAYDHYAYWLRTILQPVLPYSGLLWILRVVLLACLVAHAGVAFDLWLRNRRARGSDRYAVKKPGADYFASRYAMRTMRWGGVILLLFIVFHILQFTTLHLTPGGHYEHGRAYMNMYYGFQLWWVWLVYAVALAALCLHVWHGVWSALQTLGAVRGGTIPFIRLIAFVVAFALFLGFIVVPTAILLGLTEPPMDAVEYATRAAEAGIGSSH